The following proteins come from a genomic window of Corallococcus sp. NCRR:
- a CDS encoding MFS transporter gives MATSLFSRSGSARALSHRDFTLLWLGTLVSNIGTWMESVALGVYVTQVTGQAAWTGGVAALTHLPSLVLAPLGGALADRFDRRTFMAVCICVQALLAALLTVLAGTNNLSVPWVAVLSLLNGAFSTLVIPCATALTVAVVPPEDLHNALSLDSAQFNLGRIIGPVLAALVLTKVGIAGALFVNTLSFLAVLLALAGMRGAASTLPPKVDSLWAGIMRGVRLAWTDPGIALALGSGALVGLLISPFVGLVPVFALKVLGGDATTTSMLLTAQGTGAVIAAFGSGALAARMGRRAFLESALLLVGLCSAAYWLSPTLPVALVTLFILGAVYLVAFTGLKTVCQARTPPELQARVSSLFLLLVNAGYILGVWGQGALSDRVGVRPITAGCALLFFGIVVGMRTLRARGLAALGT, from the coding sequence GTGGCCACCTCCTTGTTCTCACGTTCGGGCTCCGCCCGGGCCCTGTCTCATCGCGACTTCACCCTTCTCTGGCTGGGCACGCTCGTGTCGAACATCGGCACGTGGATGGAGTCCGTGGCCCTGGGGGTCTACGTCACGCAGGTGACGGGCCAGGCCGCGTGGACGGGCGGGGTCGCCGCGCTGACGCACCTGCCTTCGTTGGTGCTCGCGCCCCTGGGTGGAGCGCTCGCGGACCGCTTCGACCGGCGCACCTTCATGGCCGTGTGCATCTGCGTGCAGGCGCTGCTGGCCGCGCTGCTCACGGTGCTGGCCGGGACGAACAACCTGTCGGTGCCGTGGGTGGCGGTCCTCTCGCTGCTCAACGGCGCGTTCAGCACGCTGGTCATCCCCTGCGCCACGGCGCTCACCGTGGCCGTGGTGCCCCCGGAGGACCTGCACAACGCGCTCAGCCTGGACTCGGCGCAGTTCAACCTGGGGCGCATCATCGGGCCCGTGCTGGCCGCGCTCGTGCTGACGAAGGTGGGCATCGCCGGGGCGCTGTTCGTCAACACGCTGTCCTTCCTCGCCGTGCTGCTGGCGCTCGCGGGGATGCGCGGCGCGGCGAGCACCCTGCCCCCCAAGGTGGATTCGCTGTGGGCCGGCATCATGCGGGGCGTGCGCCTGGCGTGGACGGATCCGGGCATCGCGCTCGCGCTGGGCTCCGGGGCGCTGGTGGGCCTGCTCATCTCCCCCTTCGTGGGCCTGGTGCCGGTGTTCGCGCTGAAGGTGCTGGGTGGGGACGCGACCACCACGTCCATGCTGCTCACGGCGCAGGGGACGGGCGCGGTCATCGCGGCGTTCGGCTCCGGCGCCCTCGCCGCGAGGATGGGGCGGCGCGCCTTCCTGGAGTCGGCGCTGCTGCTCGTGGGGCTGTGCTCCGCCGCGTACTGGCTGTCCCCCACGCTGCCGGTGGCCCTGGTGACGCTGTTCATCCTGGGCGCCGTGTACCTGGTCGCATTCACGGGCCTGAAGACGGTGTGCCAGGCGCGCACGCCGCCGGAGTTGCAGGCGCGCGTGAGCAGCCTGTTCCTGCTGCTGGTGAACGCGGGCTACATCCTGGGCGTCTGGGGCCAGGGCGCGCTGTCGGACCGCGTGGGTGTGCGGCCCATCACCGCGGGCTGTGCCCTGCTCTTCTTCGGCATCGTGGTGGGGATGCGGACCCTGCGCGCGAGGGGCCTGGCCGCGCTGGGCACCTGA
- a CDS encoding putative metal-binding motif-containing protein, producing MSLGPVSLVMALLLAGCDSSTKPPEPVPDAGTQVDAGVTDDAGTPDSGVAEALPCEKTQGVCAGAKRAMVDGAYEPVCTARSYGENYEATETRCDGLDNDCDGVTDPATWADVAPLGTPPHGGIVDSLPVAGGFLVVSVAGQDTVQIRRLDESLALQATTQVPVAPGAEPVTMARLVRTSHGPALVYVGRYTSPSSVSQGRLVQLDEQGNPVGTPGGVVVFEYPQVPVSAGVATSLDGQRLAVMWNVVTEDYRETQGLVVDADGKRLSGPWILFRTQEQVVLSKPTVLALEDGGFLAMVVEDHGPESPSRIQLWRNNSDLTSISEQRMLDVGNSPIAQLLSSAPGAGGTPGDPLLLYRETSVRPHQLKQVRSLFTGGAPATLATAAEGETPWFGATLTSRGLQMAWLGVRAVSPGTSGDDLFNWEGRFWTLGLNGIATDRSPGPGPMPLHRFAQWVLMHELPGHWMGALVMTSTNTPTEAHTLQSVRYCAP from the coding sequence ATGTCGTTGGGACCTGTGTCGTTGGTGATGGCCCTGCTGCTCGCGGGCTGTGATTCCTCCACGAAGCCGCCGGAGCCCGTGCCGGACGCCGGCACCCAGGTGGATGCCGGCGTCACGGACGACGCGGGCACACCGGACAGTGGCGTAGCGGAGGCCCTGCCCTGCGAAAAGACCCAGGGCGTGTGCGCCGGGGCGAAGCGGGCCATGGTGGACGGCGCCTATGAGCCCGTGTGCACCGCGCGCTCCTACGGCGAAAACTATGAGGCGACGGAGACGCGCTGCGACGGTCTGGACAACGACTGTGACGGCGTGACGGATCCGGCCACCTGGGCGGACGTCGCTCCGCTGGGGACGCCTCCGCACGGAGGCATCGTGGACAGCCTGCCCGTGGCGGGGGGCTTCCTCGTGGTGTCCGTGGCGGGGCAGGACACCGTCCAGATTCGTCGCCTTGATGAATCCCTGGCGCTGCAGGCCACGACGCAGGTGCCCGTGGCGCCCGGCGCGGAGCCGGTCACCATGGCCCGCCTGGTTCGGACCTCGCACGGACCGGCGCTCGTCTATGTGGGCCGGTACACGAGCCCGTCCTCCGTGTCGCAAGGACGCCTCGTTCAGCTCGACGAGCAGGGCAACCCCGTCGGCACTCCGGGGGGCGTCGTCGTTTTCGAATATCCCCAGGTCCCGGTCTCCGCGGGGGTGGCCACCTCCCTGGACGGACAGCGGCTCGCGGTGATGTGGAACGTGGTGACGGAGGATTACAGGGAGACCCAGGGGCTGGTCGTGGATGCGGACGGAAAGCGGTTGAGCGGACCCTGGATCCTGTTCAGGACGCAGGAACAGGTCGTCCTCTCCAAGCCGACCGTGCTGGCGCTCGAGGATGGAGGGTTCCTGGCGATGGTGGTGGAGGACCACGGTCCGGAATCCCCGTCACGCATCCAGCTCTGGCGGAACAACTCGGACCTGACGAGCATCAGCGAGCAGCGGATGCTGGACGTGGGAAATTCGCCCATCGCCCAATTGCTGAGCTCGGCTCCGGGGGCAGGCGGCACACCCGGTGATCCCCTGCTGCTGTACCGCGAGACGTCGGTCCGTCCCCATCAGCTCAAGCAGGTCCGGTCCCTCTTCACCGGCGGCGCTCCGGCGACGCTCGCCACCGCGGCAGAGGGAGAGACGCCGTGGTTCGGCGCCACCCTGACGTCACGCGGGCTCCAGATGGCCTGGCTCGGCGTACGCGCCGTATCGCCCGGGACGTCGGGCGACGACCTCTTCAACTGGGAAGGCCGGTTCTGGACCCTCGGGCTGAATGGCATCGCGACGGACCGGAGCCCGGGACCCGGGCCCATGCCCCTGCACCGCTTTGCGCAATGGGTGCTGATGCATGAGCTCCCGGGCCACTGGATGGGGGCGCTCGTGATGACCTCCACCAACACGCCGACGGAAGCCCATACCCTCCAGTCCGTGCGCTACTGCGCGCCCTGA
- a CDS encoding GNAT family N-acetyltransferase has translation MLRQHFERQTTGRLLLRAVREDDLDAVFALHSDPTTNWFSRRGYMQTLDDARRVMGLWLEDWAREGVGYWLVERLEKPGVVVGLGGLRHKELEGQRVLNLAYRFTPETWGSGYATEVSRVALALAARHLPHVPLVAIIHPENAASLRVAERLGMRLDRHITEDGIQNRVYGIG, from the coding sequence ATGCTTCGTCAGCACTTCGAACGCCAGACCACCGGCCGGCTGTTGCTCCGCGCCGTCCGCGAAGACGACCTGGACGCGGTCTTCGCCCTCCACTCGGATCCCACCACGAACTGGTTCAGCCGCCGGGGCTACATGCAGACGCTGGACGACGCGCGAAGAGTCATGGGCCTCTGGCTGGAGGACTGGGCGCGCGAGGGCGTGGGGTACTGGCTGGTGGAACGGCTGGAGAAGCCCGGCGTCGTCGTGGGCCTGGGCGGCCTGCGCCACAAGGAATTGGAGGGCCAGCGCGTGCTCAACCTGGCCTACCGCTTCACGCCCGAGACCTGGGGCTCCGGCTACGCCACGGAGGTGTCCCGCGTCGCGCTGGCGCTGGCGGCCCGGCACCTGCCGCACGTGCCCCTGGTGGCCATCATCCACCCGGAGAACGCCGCGTCCCTCCGTGTCGCGGAGCGGCTGGGGATGCGCCTGGACCGGCACATCACCGAGGACGGCATCCAGAACCGCGTGTATGGGATTGGCTGA
- a CDS encoding putative metal-binding motif-containing protein translates to MQSLMKGWGSVSLVAALWLVGCGSSTSPSAPGGDAGTTVDAGADAGVTDDAGTPDSGVVPEGPPCEKTLGVCAGAKHAWVDGAFEPVCTARSYGADYEATETRCDGLDNDCDGVTDPTTWADAAPMQWAPDEKWADSLPVAGGFLFVSSDGLAAIELLRLDAALALQGRAALPMSPAPIRVSRAQLLRTARGPALFSIVVYSEPSYFVRGSLLQLDERGTPMGESAVLFEGPYTWANGHVAPSLDGERLAVTWTWELAGAREVQGMTVDPTGQVLAAPRVLYRSDSLDLSAAEVLGLGDGGFLVKANENKAGTFDDTRVWLQRYDRELLPVGDERILTVKYAAAPRLMLTAPLEEGGAGEPTLLYRDPHGFTPQFLQVRSLFDQGMAESLTATKQSQTAEFGATMTSRGLQLAWVSMLFVSNPSGDASFSVEGRLWGRSASGIVTDWTPGTPSIPMHVASSWVRLHELAGHQLGALTMTATDQPRTYTLRSLRYCAP, encoded by the coding sequence ATGCAATCGCTGATGAAGGGTTGGGGCAGTGTGTCGCTGGTGGCGGCGTTGTGGCTCGTGGGATGTGGCTCCTCCACGAGTCCGTCGGCTCCCGGGGGGGACGCCGGCACGACGGTGGATGCGGGGGCGGACGCGGGCGTCACGGATGATGCGGGCACGCCGGACAGCGGCGTGGTGCCGGAAGGGCCGCCCTGCGAGAAGACCCTCGGCGTCTGCGCGGGAGCGAAGCACGCGTGGGTGGATGGCGCCTTCGAGCCCGTGTGCACCGCTCGCTCCTATGGCGCGGACTACGAGGCGACGGAGACGCGCTGCGACGGCCTGGACAACGACTGCGACGGGGTGACGGATCCGACGACGTGGGCGGATGCCGCGCCGATGCAGTGGGCTCCGGACGAGAAATGGGCGGACAGCCTGCCCGTGGCGGGGGGCTTCCTGTTCGTCTCCTCCGACGGTCTGGCGGCCATCGAGCTGCTCCGGCTGGATGCAGCCCTGGCGTTGCAGGGCAGGGCCGCGCTGCCGATGTCGCCCGCGCCCATCCGGGTGTCGAGGGCGCAGCTGCTGCGGACCGCTCGCGGGCCGGCGCTCTTCTCCATCGTCGTGTACTCCGAGCCGAGCTACTTCGTCCGGGGCAGCCTCTTGCAGCTCGATGAGCGGGGCACTCCCATGGGCGAGAGTGCCGTCCTCTTCGAAGGGCCCTACACCTGGGCGAATGGACACGTGGCCCCCTCCCTGGATGGAGAGCGGCTCGCGGTGACCTGGACGTGGGAGCTCGCCGGTGCCCGCGAGGTGCAGGGCATGACGGTGGACCCCACCGGCCAGGTCCTGGCGGCTCCTCGCGTGCTGTACCGGTCGGACTCGCTTGATCTCTCCGCGGCGGAGGTGCTGGGCCTGGGGGATGGCGGGTTCCTGGTGAAGGCGAACGAGAACAAGGCGGGCACGTTCGATGACACGCGTGTCTGGCTGCAGCGTTACGACCGTGAGCTCCTGCCCGTGGGGGATGAGCGCATCCTCACCGTGAAGTACGCGGCCGCTCCCAGGCTGATGCTGACGGCTCCCTTGGAAGAGGGCGGCGCGGGCGAGCCGACGTTGCTCTACCGGGATCCGCATGGATTCACGCCCCAGTTCCTGCAGGTGCGGTCGCTCTTCGACCAGGGCATGGCGGAGAGCCTGACCGCCACGAAGCAGAGCCAGACCGCCGAGTTCGGCGCGACGATGACCTCCCGGGGACTCCAGCTGGCGTGGGTCTCCATGCTCTTCGTGTCCAATCCCTCCGGGGATGCCTCCTTCAGCGTCGAAGGGCGGCTCTGGGGGCGGAGCGCGAGCGGCATCGTGACGGATTGGACGCCTGGCACCCCGTCCATTCCCATGCACGTCGCCTCGTCCTGGGTGAGGCTGCATGAGCTGGCGGGGCATCAGCTGGGGGCGCTCACGATGACCGCCACGGATCAGCCCAGGACGTACACCTTGCGGTCGCTGCGCTACTGCGCGCCTTGA
- a CDS encoding putative metal-binding motif-containing protein has product MHSRMMSLGPVSLVMALLLAGCDSSTKPPEPVPDAGTQVDAGVTDDAGTPDSGVAEALPCEKTQGVCAGAKRAMVDGAYEPVCTARSYGENYEATETRCDGLDNDCDGVTDPATWTDVAPLKWAPYERSVDSLPVAGGFLMVYVDSPEWIEVLRFDESLNLQGTSRIPQGPDFSHVTDAQLVRTVRGPALYFTALHVKTGTPAEGRLVQLDEQGAPIGSPGGVVLFEQPTAFLFARVAASVDGQRISVVWAPGITGVRQVQGMLVDPAGQVLVPPRVIFQSDSPELYSPRVLAMGDGNFLVTASEGVGTFDDNHIRLRRHDRELGLVGDERRLAVAYRAVPKLLMMPAKEGGEEPVMLYREPDGHTPRLHEVRHLFAGGMPVTLTSAAWSESSVLGATMTSRGLQLAWTSMGHVPVPGQESGFIYDGRLWGMSPSGVVTDWTPGPAPMPLHRNGEWVLLHELPDRWMGALMMTATVSPESYTLHSLRYCAP; this is encoded by the coding sequence ATGCATTCGCGGATGATGTCGTTGGGACCTGTGTCGTTGGTGATGGCCCTGCTGCTCGCGGGCTGTGATTCGTCCACGAAGCCGCCGGAGCCCGTGCCGGACGCCGGCACCCAGGTGGATGCCGGCGTCACGGACGACGCGGGCACACCGGACAGCGGTGTGGCGGAGGCCCTGCCCTGTGAAAAGACCCAGGGCGTGTGCGCCGGGGCGAAGCGGGCCATGGTGGACGGCGCCTATGAGCCCGTGTGCACCGCGCGCTCCTACGGCGAAAACTACGAGGCGACGGAGACGCGCTGCGACGGTCTGGACAACGACTGTGACGGCGTGACGGATCCGGCCACCTGGACGGACGTCGCTCCCCTGAAATGGGCGCCCTACGAGAGGTCGGTGGACAGCCTGCCCGTGGCAGGGGGCTTCCTGATGGTCTACGTCGACAGCCCGGAGTGGATCGAGGTGCTCCGGTTCGACGAATCCCTGAACCTCCAGGGCACGTCGAGGATCCCTCAGGGTCCAGACTTCTCTCACGTGACGGACGCACAACTGGTGCGGACCGTTCGCGGCCCTGCCCTCTACTTCACCGCGCTGCATGTCAAGACGGGGACCCCCGCCGAAGGACGCCTCGTGCAACTGGATGAACAGGGCGCACCCATTGGCTCTCCCGGAGGCGTGGTGCTCTTCGAGCAGCCCACGGCCTTTCTGTTCGCGCGCGTGGCCGCGTCCGTGGACGGCCAGCGGATCTCCGTAGTCTGGGCCCCGGGGATCACCGGTGTCCGACAGGTGCAGGGCATGCTCGTGGATCCCGCCGGACAGGTCCTGGTCCCGCCCCGGGTGATCTTCCAGTCGGACTCGCCCGAACTCTATTCGCCGAGGGTGCTGGCCATGGGGGATGGGAACTTCCTGGTGACGGCGTCCGAGGGCGTGGGCACGTTCGATGACAACCACATCCGGTTGCGGCGTCATGACCGCGAATTGGGACTCGTGGGAGACGAGCGTCGCCTCGCCGTGGCGTATAGGGCGGTTCCCAAGCTGCTGATGATGCCCGCGAAGGAGGGTGGGGAAGAGCCGGTGATGCTCTACCGCGAACCGGATGGGCACACTCCCAGGCTCCATGAGGTGCGGCACCTCTTCGCGGGGGGCATGCCCGTGACGCTGACGTCCGCGGCGTGGAGCGAGTCCAGCGTGCTTGGCGCCACGATGACGTCACGGGGGCTTCAGTTGGCCTGGACCTCCATGGGCCATGTGCCCGTTCCCGGCCAGGAGTCGGGCTTCATCTACGACGGGCGGCTCTGGGGCATGAGCCCTTCGGGCGTCGTGACGGATTGGACGCCCGGACCCGCGCCCATGCCTCTTCACCGGAACGGGGAATGGGTGCTGCTGCATGAGCTCCCGGACCGCTGGATGGGCGCGCTCATGATGACCGCCACCGTCAGCCCCGAGTCCTACACCCTCCACTCGCTTCGTTACTGCGCCCCTTGA
- a CDS encoding RluA family pseudouridine synthase, translating to MTRHKVLVVPREIAGDRLDRFLTKHVPGLTPERARAMLDAGRVRIRGKKAQATRKLWGGEELTLEVPEPRPSPRASEEGPALPVLYDDAALVIVAKPPGLVVEPEGRAASVVGLLAARCPPFDVEGVAQPGVVHRLDRETSGCLALARTDDAVAALLKAFQEKRVDKRYQTLVLGRPPDTGHLEGPYARDPKDPRRFTTRVPSARRAALTFTVRERFREGALLDIDLDTGRTHQIRVQLSEAGFPVLGDSLYGTEEARRHPAALAVGRQALHAWRLEVPSSATGQVVQVESPPPEDFQRGLAVLRGGA from the coding sequence ATGACGCGGCACAAGGTTCTCGTGGTTCCCCGGGAGATTGCTGGTGATCGGCTCGACCGGTTCCTGACGAAGCACGTCCCCGGCCTCACGCCGGAGCGGGCCCGGGCGATGCTGGACGCGGGGCGCGTGCGCATCCGGGGCAAGAAGGCGCAGGCCACGCGCAAGCTGTGGGGCGGCGAGGAACTCACCCTGGAGGTGCCGGAGCCGCGGCCCTCGCCGCGTGCCTCCGAGGAGGGCCCGGCGCTGCCGGTGCTGTACGACGACGCGGCGCTGGTCATCGTGGCGAAGCCGCCGGGGCTGGTGGTGGAGCCGGAGGGGCGGGCGGCGTCCGTGGTGGGGCTGCTCGCGGCGCGCTGCCCCCCGTTCGACGTGGAGGGCGTGGCCCAGCCGGGCGTGGTGCACCGGTTGGACCGGGAGACGAGCGGATGTCTGGCATTGGCCCGGACGGATGACGCGGTGGCGGCGCTCCTGAAGGCGTTCCAGGAGAAGCGCGTGGACAAGCGCTACCAGACGCTGGTGCTGGGCCGTCCGCCGGACACGGGGCACCTGGAGGGACCGTACGCGAGGGACCCGAAGGATCCGCGCCGCTTCACGACCCGCGTGCCCTCCGCGCGCCGGGCGGCGCTGACGTTCACGGTGCGCGAGCGGTTCCGGGAGGGGGCGCTCCTGGACATCGACCTGGACACGGGGCGCACGCATCAGATCCGCGTGCAGCTGTCGGAGGCCGGATTCCCGGTGCTGGGGGATTCGCTCTACGGCACGGAGGAGGCGCGCAGGCACCCTGCGGCGCTCGCGGTGGGGCGTCAGGCCCTGCATGCGTGGAGGCTGGAGGTGCCGTCCTCCGCGACAGGCCAGGTGGTCCAGGTGGAGTCGCCGCCGCCGGAGGACTTCCAGCGGGGGCTCGCGGTGCTGCGCGGGGGCGCATGA